From a single Halorhodospira halophila genomic region:
- a CDS encoding methyltransferase domain-containing protein, whose translation MSVRPCPLCGSSAVLFHRAERTYYRCPSCALVHVPPQQHLSAADEKAVYDQHRNAVNDPGYRRFLARIADPLMAAVVPPARVLDFGCGHGPALAAMFREAGYQAEVYDPFYFPDPSPLRDRYEVVTATEVVEHLAEPAAELDGLWGCVRPGGWLGIMTKRQPSAEAFGAWHYLRDPTHIAFFAEVTFCWFARRWGAELHLPRDDVALLRRPVAGGAG comes from the coding sequence GTGAGCGTTCGCCCCTGCCCCCTGTGCGGCAGCTCGGCGGTGCTGTTCCATCGGGCCGAGCGCACGTATTACCGATGCCCGAGCTGCGCCCTGGTCCACGTACCGCCCCAGCAGCACCTGTCGGCGGCGGACGAGAAGGCTGTCTACGACCAGCACCGGAATGCGGTGAACGACCCGGGCTACCGGCGCTTCCTGGCCCGGATCGCCGATCCGCTGATGGCCGCGGTGGTGCCGCCGGCGCGCGTGCTGGATTTCGGTTGCGGCCACGGCCCCGCGCTGGCGGCGATGTTCCGTGAGGCAGGCTATCAGGCCGAGGTCTACGATCCCTTCTACTTCCCCGATCCGTCGCCGTTGCGCGATCGCTACGAGGTGGTTACCGCCACCGAGGTGGTCGAGCACCTGGCCGAGCCGGCGGCCGAGCTCGACGGGCTCTGGGGGTGCGTGCGACCCGGGGGTTGGCTGGGTATCATGACCAAGCGCCAGCCGTCCGCCGAGGCGTTCGGTGCCTGGCACTACCTGCGCGACCCGACCCACATCGCCTTCTTCGCCGAGGTGACCTTCTGCTGGTTCGCCCGACGCTGGGGCGCGGAGCTGCACCTGCCGCGGGACGATGTCGCCCTGTTGCGCCGCCCGGTCGCCGGCGGCGCGGGCTGA
- a CDS encoding META domain-containing protein, protein MTTIRTVATTLPILLLLAACATPERAQDREPAGVREDPPAPLAEAEPEPIEAPETVPEPAPGLGTADEPFIARGQEPGWMLRMDGERMRLLADYGRLEVAAAQPDPEVTDTALRYTAETDNGRALEVVVEQALCADVATGMPHPYRVDYTLDGTQHRGCGGDPRALLTGGEWQIVAVDGEIPEAIITLDLDAEGRVHGQAPCNRYAGAYRLTGERIVFSGLAATRMACRDAGLAEAEQAFLDVLAGVYFLYMPEVDRLRLLTADGRRLEAVRAEEAGGVAP, encoded by the coding sequence ATGACCACCATCCGTACCGTCGCGACCACTCTTCCGATCCTTCTCCTGCTGGCCGCGTGCGCTACTCCCGAGCGGGCGCAGGACCGCGAGCCGGCCGGGGTCCGTGAGGATCCCCCCGCCCCCTTGGCCGAGGCCGAGCCCGAGCCCATCGAGGCCCCCGAGACTGTCCCGGAGCCGGCACCGGGGCTGGGTACCGCCGATGAACCGTTCATTGCCCGCGGGCAGGAGCCGGGGTGGATGCTGCGCATGGACGGCGAGCGCATGCGGCTGCTGGCCGATTACGGCCGCCTCGAGGTGGCCGCCGCGCAGCCGGACCCGGAGGTAACGGACACGGCCCTGCGCTATACGGCGGAGACCGATAACGGCCGCGCGCTGGAGGTTGTCGTCGAGCAGGCGCTGTGCGCCGATGTGGCCACCGGCATGCCGCACCCGTACCGCGTCGACTACACCCTGGACGGTACGCAGCATCGCGGTTGCGGCGGCGATCCCCGGGCGTTGCTGACCGGGGGTGAGTGGCAGATCGTGGCCGTCGACGGCGAGATCCCCGAGGCAATCATCACGCTCGATCTCGATGCCGAGGGGCGGGTTCACGGGCAGGCGCCGTGTAATCGCTACGCCGGCGCCTACCGGCTGACCGGCGAGCGGATCGTGTTCAGCGGCCTGGCCGCCACGCGCATGGCCTGCCGCGACGCGGGCCTGGCGGAAGCCGAGCAGGCGTTCCTGGATGTGCTCGCCGGGGTGTACTTCCTCTATATGCCCGAAGTCGACCGTCTGCGCCTGCTGACCGCGGATGGCAGGCGCCTGGAGGCGGTCCGCGCGGAGGAGGCCGGCGGGGTGGCGCCGTGA
- the lpdA gene encoding dihydrolipoyl dehydrogenase — protein sequence MSNHYDVIVIGAGPAGYSAAIRCAQLGMRTAVVDAFVFKDGEPALGGTCLNVGCIPSKALLDSSEQYHKVTEQLSAHGITAQGVELDVEKMIARKDKVVKDLTGGIRQLFKANKIEWIHGHGQLVEAKTVEVRRSDGTSERYSADSVVLATGSRSVEIGAAALDHERIVNSDGALDFTEVPQRLGIIGAGVIGLEMGSVWSRLGSEVVLLEAQDEFLGPVDRQVARTAQKEFKKQGLDIRLGCRVTGTRVDGGVTVSYEDKNGGQELEVDRLIVCVGRRPNTDDLCSKEVDLLLDERGFINVDEDCKTNLPDVYAVGDVVRGPMLAHKGQEEGILVAERIAGKGGHLNYETIPWVIYTDPEIAWVGRTEEQLKKAGIPYNTGVFGFAANGRARAMDQTAGMVKLIAHAETDRLLGAHIIGPQASELIAEAVVTMEFAGSAEDIARTIHAHPTLSESVHEAALAVGKRAIHKAN from the coding sequence ATGTCCAATCACTACGATGTCATCGTTATCGGTGCCGGCCCCGCCGGATACAGCGCTGCCATTCGCTGCGCCCAGCTGGGCATGCGCACTGCCGTGGTCGACGCCTTCGTCTTCAAGGACGGCGAGCCCGCCCTCGGCGGCACTTGCCTGAACGTCGGCTGCATCCCCTCCAAGGCGCTGCTCGACAGCTCGGAGCAGTATCACAAGGTCACCGAGCAGCTCAGCGCCCACGGCATCACCGCCCAGGGGGTGGAGCTGGATGTGGAGAAGATGATCGCCCGCAAGGACAAGGTGGTTAAGGATCTCACCGGGGGCATCCGTCAGCTGTTCAAGGCCAACAAGATCGAGTGGATCCACGGTCACGGCCAGTTGGTCGAGGCGAAGACCGTGGAGGTCCGCCGCTCGGATGGCACCAGTGAGCGCTACAGCGCCGACTCCGTCGTACTGGCCACCGGCTCGCGCAGCGTCGAGATCGGCGCCGCAGCGCTGGATCACGAGCGCATCGTCAACTCCGACGGGGCGCTGGACTTCACCGAGGTGCCGCAGCGGCTCGGCATCATCGGCGCCGGGGTCATCGGCCTCGAGATGGGCTCGGTATGGAGCCGCCTCGGCTCGGAGGTGGTGCTGCTCGAGGCGCAGGACGAATTCCTCGGGCCGGTGGACCGCCAGGTGGCGCGCACGGCCCAGAAGGAGTTCAAGAAGCAGGGGCTGGATATCCGCCTGGGTTGCCGGGTCACCGGCACCCGGGTCGACGGTGGGGTCACGGTCTCCTACGAGGACAAGAACGGTGGGCAGGAGCTGGAGGTCGACCGCCTCATCGTCTGCGTCGGCCGGCGACCCAACACCGATGACCTCTGCTCGAAAGAGGTCGATCTGCTCCTCGACGAGCGTGGCTTCATCAATGTCGACGAGGACTGCAAGACCAACCTGCCCGACGTCTACGCCGTCGGCGACGTCGTGCGCGGGCCGATGCTCGCCCACAAGGGCCAAGAAGAGGGCATCCTGGTGGCGGAACGGATCGCCGGCAAGGGCGGGCACCTCAACTACGAGACCATCCCGTGGGTGATCTACACCGACCCCGAGATCGCCTGGGTGGGTCGGACCGAGGAGCAGCTGAAGAAGGCCGGCATCCCCTACAACACCGGGGTTTTCGGCTTTGCTGCCAACGGGCGGGCCCGTGCCATGGACCAGACCGCTGGGATGGTCAAGCTCATCGCCCACGCCGAGACCGACCGGTTGCTCGGGGCCCACATCATCGGTCCGCAGGCCTCCGAACTCATCGCCGAGGCGGTGGTGACCATGGAGTTCGCCGGCTCCGCCGAGGACATCGCGCGCACCATCCACGCCCACCCGACGCTCTCCGAGTCCGTCCACGAAGCGGCCCTGGCCGTGGGTAAGCGGGCCATCCATAAGGCCAACTGA
- the odhB gene encoding 2-oxoglutarate dehydrogenase complex dihydrolipoyllysine-residue succinyltransferase — protein MSVEIKVPALPESVSEATVVAWHKQPGEAVSQDENLVDLETDKVVLEVPAPADGVLQGIDRAVGDTVTPDDILGHVEAGAAPATDDPPAAETAAAAAAGGQASDDAEPAPQGGEDTAPEAPVAAADAEAAPAASLDGLSPAVRRLVREHDLDPARIESSSGDGRLTKEDVLRHLERRAEAEAAPTAVTAPQSAPAAEAAPLGDRPEQRVPMTRLRQRIAERLVEAQQTAAMLTTFNEVDMQPVMDLRARYRERFEKAHDVRLGFMSFFVKAAVEALKRYPAVNASIDGNDIIYHGYYDIGIAVSSPRGLVVPVLRDADRLSFAEIESQINELGKRAQQGKLSMDELTGGTFTITNGGIFGSLLSTPILNPPQSGILGMHKIQERPVVEDGEIVVRPMMYLAHTYDHRIIDGREAVQFLVAVKDCIEDPARLLLEI, from the coding sequence ATGAGCGTCGAGATCAAGGTGCCAGCGCTGCCCGAGTCCGTCAGCGAGGCGACGGTGGTGGCCTGGCATAAGCAGCCCGGCGAGGCGGTGAGCCAGGACGAGAACCTGGTCGATCTGGAGACGGATAAGGTGGTGCTGGAGGTCCCGGCGCCCGCCGACGGTGTGCTGCAGGGGATCGACCGTGCGGTGGGCGATACGGTCACCCCGGACGATATCCTCGGGCACGTCGAGGCGGGTGCCGCACCCGCCACCGATGACCCCCCGGCCGCCGAGACCGCCGCGGCGGCCGCGGCCGGCGGACAGGCGTCGGACGACGCCGAGCCGGCCCCCCAGGGCGGGGAGGACACGGCCCCCGAGGCGCCCGTCGCGGCCGCGGACGCGGAGGCGGCACCGGCGGCGAGCCTGGACGGGCTCAGCCCGGCGGTGCGCCGTCTGGTCCGCGAGCACGACCTGGATCCTGCCCGGATCGAGTCCTCCAGTGGCGACGGTCGCCTGACCAAGGAAGACGTGCTCCGCCATCTGGAGCGTCGGGCCGAGGCCGAGGCAGCGCCCACCGCGGTTACAGCACCGCAGAGCGCCCCCGCCGCCGAGGCCGCCCCGCTGGGCGACCGACCCGAGCAGCGGGTGCCCATGACCCGGCTGCGCCAGCGTATCGCCGAGCGTTTGGTCGAGGCGCAGCAGACCGCGGCCATGCTCACCACCTTCAACGAGGTGGACATGCAGCCGGTGATGGATCTGCGCGCCCGTTACCGCGAGCGTTTCGAAAAGGCCCACGACGTGCGCTTAGGCTTCATGTCGTTCTTCGTCAAGGCGGCGGTCGAGGCCCTCAAGCGCTATCCGGCGGTCAACGCCTCGATCGACGGCAATGACATCATCTACCACGGCTATTACGACATCGGCATCGCCGTCTCCTCGCCGCGGGGGCTGGTGGTGCCGGTGCTGCGCGACGCCGACCGCCTCTCCTTCGCCGAGATCGAGTCACAGATCAACGAGCTCGGCAAGCGTGCCCAGCAGGGCAAGCTGAGCATGGACGAGCTTACCGGCGGGACTTTCACCATCACCAACGGCGGGATCTTCGGGTCGCTGCTCTCCACGCCCATCCTCAACCCGCCTCAGAGCGGCATCCTGGGGATGCACAAGATCCAGGAACGACCGGTGGTCGAGGACGGTGAGATCGTGGTCCGGCCGATGATGTACCTGGCCCACACCTACGACCACCGCATCATCGACGGCCGCGAGGCGGTGCAGTTCCTGGTGGCCGTCAAGGACTGCATCGAGGATCCCGCCCGGCTGCTGCTCGAAATCTAG
- a CDS encoding 2-oxoglutarate dehydrogenase E1 component has translation MTDRGLFEHLRNTSYLHGANAAFIEDLYETYLADPSRVDPEWRAYFHSLTRESGTGEDIPHSPIRARFEQHARDNGGTPARASGAVQGGLSAEAAEKQAAVLRLINSYRFRGHQAADIDPLDLRPKPPVPDLDPAFHGLSPAELDQTFNTGSLYAPTQMTLREIIAQLEEVYCGSVGSEYMHITDTVQKRWIQERLEGTGCRPRLSAARKKEILERLTAAEGIEKYLHSKYVGQKRFSLEGGDSLIPLLHDLIQGAGREGVKEMVLGMAHRGRLNVLINIMGKDPGDLFAEFEGHQPDGLQGSGDVKYHMGFSSDIQTPGGPMHVALAFNPSHLEIVNPVVEGSCRGRMRRRRDPQGEQVLPLLIHGDAAFAGQGVVMETFQLSQARGFYTGGTVHVVVNNQIGFTTSHPQDTRSSHYCTEVAKIVQAPIFHVNGDDPEAVAFTTALALDYRNTFHRDVVIDLICYRRHGHNEADEPAATQPMMYQKIRNQPTVRQRYAERLVQEGILGPRESEEMVAAYREALENREVVASNILTGVRNDYAANWTRFVGGEWNEPVETAVDKERLRGLQQILDALPDGFELNPRVASIMESRRKMVAGALPLDWGFAETMAYATLLQDGYRVRLTGQDSGRGTFFHRHAVLHNARDGSNFVPLQDVTTEPQDFVVIDSLLSEEAVVGFEYGYATTEPDTLTIWEAQFGDFANGAQVVIDQFIAAAEAKWGRLSGLTMFLPHGYEGQGPEHSSARLERYLQLCAENNMQVCVPSTPAQFFHMLRRQMLRRYRKPLVVLTPKSLLRHKLSTSGLDDLTGGHFHNIIDEVDGLDPAACRRVVLCAGKVYYDLLEARRREARNDIAIIRVEQLYPFPEKALRRLLTERYAAATEVVWCQEEPKNQGAWYSTNHHLYNCMGPDQRLRYAGRSAAASPAVGYPKRHHEQQRALVEDALG, from the coding sequence ATGACTGATCGCGGCCTTTTCGAACACCTTCGCAACACCTCCTACCTGCACGGGGCCAATGCGGCCTTCATCGAGGACCTGTACGAGACGTACCTGGCCGATCCGAGCCGCGTGGACCCGGAGTGGCGCGCCTACTTCCACAGCCTGACCCGGGAGTCCGGCACCGGTGAGGACATCCCGCACAGCCCCATCCGGGCCCGCTTTGAGCAGCACGCGCGGGACAATGGCGGCACTCCGGCGCGGGCCTCCGGCGCTGTCCAGGGCGGGCTGAGCGCCGAGGCGGCCGAGAAGCAGGCGGCGGTGCTGCGGCTGATCAACTCCTACCGTTTTCGGGGTCACCAGGCGGCGGATATCGACCCCCTGGACCTGCGCCCGAAACCGCCGGTGCCGGATCTCGATCCGGCCTTCCACGGCCTGTCGCCGGCGGAGCTGGACCAAACGTTCAACACCGGGTCCCTCTACGCGCCGACGCAAATGACGCTGCGCGAGATCATCGCTCAGCTCGAGGAGGTCTATTGCGGGTCCGTCGGTTCGGAGTACATGCACATCACGGATACGGTGCAGAAGCGCTGGATCCAGGAGCGGCTCGAAGGGACCGGTTGCCGTCCGCGGCTGAGCGCCGCGCGCAAGAAAGAGATCCTCGAGCGCCTGACTGCGGCCGAGGGTATCGAGAAGTACCTGCATTCCAAGTACGTGGGCCAGAAGCGGTTCTCCCTGGAGGGTGGGGACTCGCTGATCCCCCTGCTCCACGACCTGATCCAGGGCGCCGGACGCGAGGGCGTCAAGGAGATGGTGCTGGGCATGGCCCACCGGGGCCGGCTCAACGTGCTGATCAACATCATGGGCAAGGACCCGGGCGACCTGTTCGCCGAGTTTGAGGGCCATCAACCCGACGGGCTGCAGGGCTCCGGCGACGTCAAGTACCACATGGGCTTCTCGTCGGACATCCAGACCCCGGGCGGTCCCATGCACGTGGCTCTGGCCTTTAATCCGTCGCACCTGGAGATCGTCAACCCGGTGGTCGAGGGCTCCTGCCGCGGGCGCATGCGCCGGCGTCGCGATCCCCAGGGCGAGCAGGTCCTGCCCCTGCTCATCCACGGTGACGCCGCCTTCGCCGGGCAGGGCGTGGTCATGGAGACCTTCCAGCTCTCCCAGGCCCGCGGTTTCTATACCGGGGGTACGGTGCACGTGGTGGTCAACAACCAGATCGGCTTCACCACCTCGCACCCGCAAGACACGCGCTCGAGCCACTACTGCACCGAAGTGGCGAAGATCGTTCAGGCGCCGATCTTCCACGTCAACGGCGATGACCCCGAGGCGGTAGCCTTCACCACGGCCCTGGCCCTGGATTACCGCAACACCTTCCACCGCGATGTGGTCATCGATCTGATCTGCTACCGCCGCCACGGCCACAACGAGGCCGACGAGCCGGCGGCCACGCAGCCGATGATGTACCAGAAGATCCGCAACCAGCCGACGGTACGCCAGCGTTACGCCGAGCGGTTGGTGCAGGAAGGCATCCTCGGGCCGCGGGAGTCCGAGGAGATGGTCGCCGCCTACCGCGAGGCCCTTGAAAACCGGGAGGTGGTGGCGTCGAACATCCTCACCGGCGTGCGCAACGACTACGCCGCGAACTGGACCCGGTTCGTCGGCGGCGAGTGGAATGAGCCGGTGGAGACCGCCGTGGACAAGGAGCGCCTGCGCGGGCTGCAGCAGATTCTCGACGCCCTGCCCGACGGCTTCGAACTCAATCCGCGGGTGGCCTCCATCATGGAGAGCCGGCGCAAAATGGTCGCCGGTGCGCTGCCGCTGGACTGGGGCTTTGCCGAGACCATGGCCTACGCCACGCTGCTGCAGGACGGCTACCGCGTGCGTCTGACCGGCCAGGACTCCGGCCGGGGGACCTTCTTCCACCGCCACGCCGTGCTGCACAACGCCCGTGACGGCTCCAACTTCGTGCCGCTGCAGGACGTGACCACCGAGCCGCAGGACTTCGTAGTCATCGACTCGCTCCTCTCCGAGGAGGCCGTGGTCGGTTTCGAGTACGGCTACGCCACCACTGAGCCGGACACCCTGACCATCTGGGAGGCGCAGTTCGGTGACTTCGCCAACGGCGCGCAGGTGGTCATCGACCAGTTCATCGCCGCGGCCGAGGCCAAGTGGGGGCGGCTGTCGGGGTTGACCATGTTCCTGCCCCACGGCTACGAGGGGCAGGGGCCGGAGCACTCGTCGGCCCGCCTGGAGCGCTACTTGCAGCTGTGTGCCGAGAACAACATGCAGGTCTGCGTGCCCTCGACGCCGGCGCAGTTCTTCCACATGCTGCGCCGGCAGATGCTGCGCCGCTACCGCAAGCCACTGGTGGTGCTGACGCCGAAAAGCCTGCTTCGGCACAAGCTCTCCACCTCCGGGCTTGACGACCTGACCGGCGGCCACTTCCACAACATCATCGATGAGGTGGACGGGCTCGATCCCGCTGCCTGCCGCCGGGTGGTGCTGTGCGCCGGCAAGGTCTACTACGACCTGCTCGAGGCCCGCCGGCGGGAGGCCCGCAATGACATCGCCATCATCCGGGTCGAGCAGCTCTACCCGTTCCCGGAGAAGGCGCTGCGCCGGCTGCTGACCGAGCGCTACGCGGCCGCCACCGAGGTGGTCTGGTGCCAGGAGGAGCCGAAGAACCAGGGCGCCTGGTACTCCACCAACCACCACCTCTACAACTGCATGGGGCCGGATCAGCGGCTGCGCTACGCCGGGCGCTCGGCGGCGGCATCGCCGGCGGTCGGCTACCCCAAGCGCCACCACGAGCAGCAGCGGGCGCTGGTCGAGGATGCCCTTGGCTAG
- the tatC gene encoding twin-arginine translocase subunit TatC: protein MSAGEPDEKEGGDEKLQEAPLLSHLKEFRDRLLRIVVVVLGAFLLLYPFRDTLYRWISGPLQEVLPEGTSMIAIKVASPFLIPMKLALVAAIFITIPYILYQLWAFVAPGLYRHERRMIWPLLISSTGLFYLGAAFAYFVVFPIAFRFFALVSPEGVQMMTDIGEYLSFVLTLFFAFGAAFQVPIATILLVRSGISTRESLAAKRPYVIVGAFVVGMMLTPPDVLSQVLLAVPVWLLYEIGILLAGRTQPAEAASPDGGGGDHG, encoded by the coding sequence GTGAGTGCCGGCGAGCCCGACGAGAAAGAGGGGGGTGACGAGAAGCTTCAGGAGGCACCGCTGCTTAGCCACCTGAAGGAGTTCCGCGACCGCCTGCTGCGCATCGTCGTGGTGGTCCTTGGGGCGTTCCTGCTCCTCTACCCCTTCCGGGACACACTCTACCGCTGGATCTCCGGGCCGCTTCAGGAAGTCCTGCCCGAGGGCACCTCGATGATTGCTATCAAGGTGGCCTCGCCGTTTCTGATTCCCATGAAGCTGGCCCTGGTGGCGGCCATCTTCATCACCATCCCCTACATCCTCTACCAGCTCTGGGCCTTCGTGGCGCCGGGGCTGTACCGCCACGAGCGGCGGATGATCTGGCCGTTGCTGATCTCCAGCACCGGGCTGTTCTATCTTGGGGCGGCCTTCGCCTACTTCGTGGTCTTCCCGATTGCCTTCCGCTTCTTTGCACTGGTCTCCCCGGAAGGCGTGCAGATGATGACGGATATCGGCGAATACCTGTCGTTCGTGCTGACCCTGTTCTTCGCCTTCGGTGCGGCCTTTCAGGTGCCGATCGCGACCATCCTTCTGGTGCGCAGTGGCATCTCCACCCGGGAGAGCCTGGCGGCCAAGCGCCCCTACGTGATTGTCGGTGCCTTCGTGGTGGGTATGATGCTCACCCCGCCCGATGTGCTCTCGCAGGTGCTGCTGGCCGTGCCGGTGTGGTTGCTCTACGAGATCGGCATCCTGCTCGCCGGACGGACGCAGCCCGCCGAGGCCGCCTCACCGGACGGCGGCGGAGGCGATCACGGTTAG
- the tatB gene encoding Sec-independent protein translocase protein TatB has protein sequence MFDLGFWEVLIICLIGLLVLGPERMARTVRVLGRWAGKARSSFNATRREVERELRVEEIRKAGESVRRDVEQTRRAFTGAEEHVERETREARRAARLRRAEESEGGKPRGADKEQDQ, from the coding sequence ATGTTCGACCTCGGCTTCTGGGAAGTTCTGATCATCTGCCTGATCGGCTTGCTGGTGCTCGGCCCCGAGCGCATGGCTCGTACCGTGCGCGTGCTCGGCCGATGGGCCGGGAAGGCGCGCTCTTCGTTCAACGCGACGCGCCGCGAGGTCGAGCGCGAGCTGCGGGTCGAGGAGATTCGCAAGGCGGGCGAGTCGGTTCGGCGCGATGTCGAGCAGACCCGCCGCGCCTTCACGGGGGCTGAGGAACACGTCGAGCGGGAGACCCGGGAGGCCCGGCGCGCCGCCCGGCTCCGCAGGGCCGAGGAATCCGAGGGCGGTAAGCCGCGCGGCGCCGACAAGGAGCAGGACCAGTGA
- the tatA gene encoding Sec-independent protein translocase subunit TatA, with translation MGFNIWSLLIILLIVALLFGTKKLRNIGGDLGGAIRGFKESMREGEEEEAQKRADGESSEEPEPLEHQGDPASEQGHARESSATRQSAEQHDRSAS, from the coding sequence ATGGGATTCAATATCTGGTCGCTGCTGATCATTCTGCTGATCGTGGCGCTGCTGTTCGGCACCAAGAAGCTGCGCAATATCGGCGGGGACCTTGGTGGTGCCATCCGCGGCTTCAAGGAGTCGATGCGGGAGGGCGAAGAGGAAGAGGCGCAGAAGCGCGCCGATGGGGAGTCGTCGGAGGAGCCCGAGCCGCTGGAGCACCAGGGCGACCCCGCCTCCGAGCAGGGCCACGCCCGGGAGAGCAGTGCCACCCGCCAGAGTGCCGAGCAGCACGACCGTAGCGCCTCCTGA
- a CDS encoding phosphoribosyl-ATP diphosphatase, whose product MSEAGTGRSAADTLRELAETIERRRGASPDASYVARLHHKGLDAILKKVGEEATETVIAAKGGEREQIVYETADLWFHTLVMLSASGVSVDEVLAELERRVGRSGLDEKAARGE is encoded by the coding sequence ATGAGCGAAGCCGGAACCGGGCGGTCGGCGGCCGACACCCTGCGCGAGCTGGCCGAGACCATCGAGCGGCGCCGCGGTGCATCGCCGGATGCCTCCTATGTGGCGCGGCTTCACCACAAAGGCTTGGACGCCATCCTCAAGAAGGTTGGCGAGGAGGCGACCGAGACGGTGATCGCCGCCAAGGGCGGCGAGCGGGAACAGATCGTTTATGAGACCGCCGATCTGTGGTTCCATACTCTCGTCATGCTCTCCGCCAGTGGGGTGTCGGTGGATGAGGTGCTGGCGGAGCTGGAGCGACGGGTGGGCCGTTCGGGCCTGGACGAGAAAGCGGCCCGCGGCGAGTGA